Proteins encoded within one genomic window of Macaca thibetana thibetana isolate TM-01 chromosome 3, ASM2454274v1, whole genome shotgun sequence:
- the LOC126951318 gene encoding uncharacterized protein LOC126951318 → MIPPCENTLHIMYHESQRGTRDTDIAKRLQYPSHQDLNSKWKKSVLQPPQCKMKVNVWEIKPPDFSYKLYTSLRIPERPSKPIKEEKRRKKISFPETMLHLPSIRNHPKEAIAPKFITTFPRLDSQKAKLMFVKSGQYPRGVYVNPKPHDFRQYQPGLPNFETTYEKDPFGLKFKSQPLSTVYGYQLPKDDKQKNTTKRFITHKHRECTWDSKLILTKAPWPVRSASYTRHRRQRDAYSAFMDRVEEKLTKICKSR, encoded by the exons ATTCCTCCATGTGAAAACACCCTCCACATAATGTACCATGAGTCTCAGAGAGGCACGAGAGATACGGATATTGCAAAGAGGCTGCAATATCCTTCACATCAGGATCTCAActccaaatggaaaaaaagtgtTCTGCAACCTCCACAATGTAAAATGAAAGTTAATGTATGGGAAATAAAGCCTCCTGATTTTAGCTACAAACTGTATACATCTTTGAGAATTCCAGAAAGACCATCAAAACccattaaggaagaaaaaaggaggaaaaaaatcagttttccaGAAACAATGCTTCACTTGCCCAGCATAAGGAATCATCCTAAGGAGGCCATAGCTCCTAAATTTATAACTACATTTCCACGTTTGGATTCACAAAAAGCAAAGTTAATGTTTGTGAAGAGTGGACAGTATCCGAGGGGTGTATATGTCAATCCCAAACCACATGACTTTCGACAG TACCAACCTGGTTTACCAAACTTTGAGACGACTTATGAAAAGGACCCCTTTGGATTAAAGTTTAAATCACAACCCTTAAGTACAG TATATGGGTACCAATTACCAAAAGATGATAAACAGAAGAATACTACAAAAAGATTTATCACCCACAAGCATCGTGAATGCACCTGGGATTCAAAACTAATTTTGACAAAAGCCCCATGGCCTGTTAGATCTGCTTCATATACA AGACATAGAAGGCAACGTGATGCGTACAGTGCATTTATGGATCGTGTGGAAGAAAAGCTTACAAAGATATGTAAGAGCAG